A region of Micromonospora sp. WMMD882 DNA encodes the following proteins:
- a CDS encoding D-arabinono-1,4-lactone oxidase, translated as MGATMTSTTAADVGWTNWAGNQRGVAEAVLRPRDTDEVAAAVRAAAGAGARIRPVGSGHSFTALAVTEGRRMELGELTGPARVDRERRLVTVPAGMTLRTLNELLAGHGLALPNLGDIDAQTIAGALATGTHGTGARLGCLATAVEALTLVTGVGEVLRCTTDEHPDVFAAARVGLGALGVVTEVTLRCVDAFTLLAHERPAKLADVLTDLDALVEGHDHVEFYWFPYTDRVQVKTNDRAPADDRPLPRWRGWLDDEFLANTVFERACRLGRASPRLVPTISAVSARALTERRYTGRSDRIFCTPRRVRFVEMEYAVPRAALGTALTALRRIVDGLPFKVLFPVEVRFTAPDDIWLSHGYGRESAYLAVHQYVGMPYEPYFRAFEAVAQELAGRPHWGKLHYRDAASLAPAYPRFHDFQTLRARLDPGGVFGNPHLTRVLGR; from the coding sequence CAGCGCGGCGTCGCCGAGGCGGTGCTGCGGCCCCGCGACACCGACGAGGTGGCCGCCGCCGTCCGGGCCGCCGCCGGGGCGGGCGCCCGGATCAGGCCGGTCGGCAGCGGCCACTCCTTCACCGCCCTGGCCGTCACCGAGGGACGCCGGATGGAGCTGGGCGAGCTGACCGGCCCGGCCCGGGTCGACCGGGAACGCCGGCTGGTCACCGTACCCGCCGGGATGACCCTGCGGACGCTCAACGAGCTGCTCGCCGGGCACGGCCTGGCGCTGCCCAACCTCGGTGACATCGACGCGCAGACCATCGCCGGGGCGCTCGCCACCGGCACCCACGGCACCGGCGCGCGACTCGGCTGCCTGGCCACCGCCGTCGAGGCGTTGACGCTGGTCACCGGCGTCGGCGAGGTGCTGCGCTGCACGACCGACGAGCATCCGGACGTCTTCGCCGCCGCCCGGGTCGGGCTGGGCGCGCTCGGCGTGGTCACCGAGGTGACGCTACGCTGCGTGGACGCCTTCACGCTGCTCGCCCACGAACGCCCCGCGAAACTGGCCGACGTGCTGACCGACCTGGACGCGCTGGTCGAGGGGCACGACCACGTCGAGTTCTACTGGTTCCCGTACACCGACCGGGTGCAGGTCAAGACGAACGACCGGGCGCCGGCCGACGACCGGCCGCTGCCCCGGTGGCGTGGCTGGCTGGACGACGAGTTCCTGGCGAACACCGTCTTCGAGCGGGCCTGCCGGCTGGGCCGCGCGTCGCCCCGGCTCGTCCCGACGATCAGCGCGGTCAGCGCCCGCGCGCTGACCGAGCGCCGCTACACCGGCCGCTCCGACCGGATCTTCTGCACGCCGCGGCGGGTCCGCTTCGTGGAGATGGAGTACGCCGTGCCCCGCGCCGCCCTCGGCACGGCGCTGACCGCGCTGCGCCGCATCGTCGACGGGCTGCCGTTCAAGGTGCTGTTCCCGGTGGAGGTGCGGTTCACCGCGCCGGACGACATCTGGCTGTCGCACGGGTACGGACGCGAGTCCGCGTACCTGGCCGTCCACCAGTACGTCGGCATGCCGTACGAGCCGTACTTCCGGGCGTTCGAGGCGGTCGCGCAGGAACTGGCCGGCCGCCCGCACTGGGGCAAGCTGCACTACCGCGACGCCGCCTCACTGGCCCCCGCCTACCCCCGCTTCCACGACTTCCAGACCCTCCGCGCCCGCCTCGACCCCGGGGGCGTCTTCGGAAACCCCCACCTGACCCGCGTCCTCGGCCGCTGA